Proteins encoded by one window of Lathyrus oleraceus cultivar Zhongwan6 chromosome 1, CAAS_Psat_ZW6_1.0, whole genome shotgun sequence:
- the LOC127087807 gene encoding putative glycerol-3-phosphate transporter 5 — protein sequence MQSNSKSLSLAPALNLFPNLKPPHKTLLFHQICVLLITFLAYASFHASRKPPSIVKSVLGPTAPTNLTQLQVLNSTVDLGWPPFNGTQGTHRLGEVDLAFLTAYSIGMYLAGHVGDRIDLRLFLVFGMMGSGVFTILFGLGYWLDVHVLGFFVGVQIFCGVFQSIGWPCVVAVVGNWVGESKRGLIMGVWNSHTSVGNIIGSVIASGVLEFGWGWSFVVPGFVIILVGVLVFLFLVVNPKDIGFAHPGMDVEMTVEIDGAEDPPKVDSEEAKLIDPDNLVTDSSSAIGFLEAWKIPGVAPFAFCLFFSKFVAYTFLYWLPFYIRHTAVAGVNLSHKTAGLLSTVFDIGGVLGGITAGFISDMIEARAVTSIMFLFLSIPALLLYRFFGSISMFTNIALMFLSGFLVNGPYSLITTAVAADLGTQGFSGGSSRALATVTAIIDGTGSVGAALGPLLAGYVSTRGWNSVFFMLVLSIFFAGLFLIRVARTEIQEKLSGK from the exons ATGCAATCAAATTCCAAGAGTTTGAGCCTAGCTCCAGCTTTGAATCTCTTTCCAAATCTGAAACCCCCTCATAAAACCCTACTATTCCACCAAATATGTGTTCTTCTTATCACATTTCTTGCATATGCTTCATTTCATGCATCTAGGAAGCCTCCCAGTATTGTTAAGAGTGTTTTGGGACCCACAGCTCCAACCAATTTAACTCAACTTCAAGTTTTGAATTCCACGGTTGATTTAGGTTGGCCTCCTTTTAATGGAACTCAGGGAACTCACCGGCTCGGCGAGGTTGATCTCGCCTTCCTCACCGCTTACTCTATTGGCATGTATTTGGCAGGGCATGTTGGAGATAGGATTGATTTGAGGTTGTTTCTTGTGTTTGGGATGATGGGTAGTGGGGTTTTTACTATACTTTTTGGGTTAGGATACTGGTTAGATGTTCATGTGTTGGGATTTTTCGTCGGTGTTCAGATTTTTTGTGGAGTGTTTCAGTCGATTGGGTGGCCTTGTGTTGTTGCAGTTGTGGGGAATTGGGTTGGGGAATCAAAGAGGGGATTGATAATGGGGGTATGGAATTCGCATACCTCGGTGGGGAATATAATTGGTTCGGTTATTGCTTCGGGAGTCTTGGAATTCGGATGGGGTTGGTCATTTGTGGTGCCTGGATTTGTTATCATTTTGGTTGGGGTTTTGGTGTTTTTGTTTCTTGTTGTGAATCCAAAGGATATAGGGTTCGCGCATCCTGGTATGGACGTTGAAATGACTGTTGAGATAGACGGTGCGGAGGATCCGCCAAAAGTTGATTCAGAGGAAGCGAAGCTTATTGATCCGGATAATTTAGTTACAGATTCTTCGTCTGCTATTGGATTTTTAGAGGCGTGGAAGATACCTGGAGTCGCTCCGTTTGCATTTTGTCTCTTTTTCTCAAAATTTGTTGCTTACACTTTCTTGTATTGGTTACCCTTCTACATCAGGCACACAG CGGTTGCTGGTGTTAATCTATCTCACAAAACTGCTGGGTTACTTTCAACAGTATTTGACATTGGAGGAGTCCTAGGAGGAATAACAGCCGGTTTCATTTCTGATATGATTGAAGCGCGTGCTGTTACTTCAATTATGTTCTTGTTTCTATCAATTCCAGCCCTTCTTTTGTATCGTTTTTTTGGGAGCATCTCTATGTTTACGAACATTGCTTTGATGTTTCTTTCTGGATTTTTGGTGAATGGTCCATACTCGCTAATCACAACTGCTGTGGCTGCCGATCTCGGTACTCAGGGCTTTAGTGGTGGGAGTTCTCGGGCACTGGCTACTGTTACTGCAATCATTGATGGTACTGGTTCTGTTGGAGCTGCTCTTGGACCACTTCTAGCAGGTTATGTTTCAACTAGGGGATGGAACAGTGTATTTTTTATGCTCGTTTTATCTATTTTCTTTGCTGGTTTATTCTTGATTCGAGTTGCAAGAACTGAGATACAAGAGAAACTTTCAGGAAAGTGA
- the LOC127087902 gene encoding probable E3 ubiquitin-protein ligase RHY1A, with the protein MAGMLPGVESARRRRVHKAGGFSDSTSLASNNRRSSFCLYSSNPESRLSSSSSMQRNILYQTQQDENMVGAAREAKQRLDDKFRSQRVSENTRKKNIKSVEGRKESIEELQIEVYGSKKSGPRKFSWSKLSWKASEQEDCAVCLESFKIGEKLIPLPCAHKFHSTCLKPWLENNSHCPCCRTTILSL; encoded by the exons ATGGCAGGAATGCTTCCTGGAGTTGAATCTGCTAGAAGGAGACGTGTCCATAAGGCTGGAGGTTTTTCTGATTCAACATCTTTAGCTTCTAATAACAGACGCTCTTCGTTCTGCTTGTATTCAAGTAACCCTGAATCTCGTCTTTCTTCGTCTTCTTCAATG CAAAGAAACATATTATACCAGACACAGCAAGATGAGAATATGGTAGGAGCAGCAAGAGAAGCTAAGCAAAGATTGGATGACAAATTCAGATCACAAAGGGTATCAGAAAACACAAG GAAAAAGAACATAAAAAGTGTGGAGGGTAGAAAAGAAAGCATAGAGGAGTTACAAATTGAGGTGTATGGTTCAAAGAAAAGTGGTCCAAGGAAGTTCAGTTGGAGCAAATTGAGCTGGAAAGCATCAGAACAAGAAGATTGTGCTGTGTGTTTGGAATCATTTAAGATTGGAGAGAAATTGATTCCTCTACCTTGTGCTCACAAGTTTCATTCTACATGCTTGAAACCTTGGTTGGAAAATAATTCACACTGTCCATGTTGTAGAACTACCATTCTTTCACTCTAG